The genomic region TGTAACCTGGGAACGAGACTACGATAGAACCGGCGTTGGCCTCGGCCACTATTTCATCAACAAATATACCTCCGCCAAAGAGGACTTCGCCGTCCGCTCCGGATTGATACCTGAAAAGAAATTGTTTTCGCCGGAACAATTCTCCGAGATGTACAAATGCATCAAGGGAATGCTGGAGGGCGGCTATGAACTGACCTATGACAGCGAAAAAAAGCTGGGAGAGATCAGAGAGCAGATCGAGTGCATCGTTCCTGATGTGGAGGAACGAATCGCCCAGGCGCAGGGTCAGGCGCCACAAATGAATATGTAAGCGCTTATTCAATATAAAAGCGGCGGGGTCTGCAGCCACCAAAACGGCTGCAAAGACTCCGCTGCTTTTTTGCGTTTAAAACAAAATGAAAGGAAAAAACGCCATGTCCAGACACTTTATGTGTAACACCAGGCTTGCCGGAATCGAACAGATGCTGCTGCTTCCTCCTAACTTTTCACCCAGGAGCAGCGGCTTCCAGATCGGTAATTCCAGATATTCCGCCGATGACGTCGACTGCCGTTATTGCACGGACTACAAAAAAAAGAAATGTAAATCCAAGCACTGTTCATGGCTCAAGGAGCGCATTGAGGCTGGAGCAGTGACCTATTATGATCTCGTCATCGAGTGTTTTGCCCATCTGAAAAATCCCCGCGCCAAAACTCGAATCCACCTTGCCGCCGCCGACTTCCACGGACAACTGTATCAGGCCGGCATATGGAACGACTTGCTTGGGTATGGCGGCAGTTCATGCAGGATGTAATCCGCAAGCCTCCGATATTCATTGCAGATCTGCATCTGCTCACCGCTGACGCCGAACTGTGGAAAGCCGTAGCAGGAGCTATAACAGAAAACGATATTGACTTTACAAAGGTCAAGCTCCGCGGCATCAGCACGAACAACTACATCCTGTACCAAACCGCCAAAAGTGTCTACACCAACGAGAAACGGATCACGGCCGCCGACCTTGCCGATGAGAGCATCGTGAGCGATGAGCTGCTGAAGGTCATCATAGGCGCTATGATTATCGCCCGTTCTGGCTATGCCAGTTATTCGCTGGAGCATTGAAAAAGGAGGATCGAAAAATGATAAGACGCGGATTCTCGAAAAAACAAGTCATGGATATGGGCTTCCCCATGAAGGAATACGATTTCCCGGAGGGGGCGGGCAGCTTCACCGGCACGCTTGTCATGAAAAAATGGAACAGTAATCGCGCGCTCATTTGTTACTTTGATACCGACGACGGAAGGAAGCTCAAACTATGCGTTTGGTATAAGTACGACGCTGATAAAGCCTACCGGCCGCAAAAATCCGATCTCGACATTTCCTATGTTGAGCTTGACTCCCGACTCTTTGTCGAGTATGAAACGATGAAATCCGGAAAAACGCGGTGGGTCGACGCAAAATTGCTGGAGGTGACACAATGATCCAAACTATCTTAGCGAATCATCAGCGGCCCGACCTGTCGCCTGTCGCCGTGTGCTTCCCCATAGCGGATTATGCAGGAATCTATGAAAACCTCCAAGCCATCGGTATCGGACACATTGCCATACATGATTGCTTTGTCAAGGAGCTTAGCGGAGATTATTCCATCCTCAAACGATTGGAAGAAACCGAAATCAATGTGGATGAACTGGACTATCTCGCCAAACGGCTGGAGAGCTTTGACAAATATGAACTTGCCCAATTCCAGGGCGCCGCCGTCAGCCAGGACTTTTCCAATATGACGGATCTCATCAACCTGACCTTTTGTTGCCAGAGTGTAACGGTCGTTCAGGGTTTTACAGATCTGGCTGCTGTTGGCCGAAAGCACCACATGAACCTTCACGGCGGGCTGACCGAGGATGATCTAAGAACCGTGGACTTCCACAAAACAGCTCTCTCCCTTCTGCTGAATGAAGAAGGGACCATCATGCCTTACGGTGTGGTCTACGAAAACGGCATGGAGCTGGAGCTTTACTATGACGGGCTGTATTTCCCTGATTATCGGTATAGCGGCGATACTCTGCTGACCGTGGCGGTTACAGACCGAAGCCTCCCGGAAGATACCAAGGATATTGCATGGCTGTACCTGCCGGTAGAGGACTGCCAGATTGAACGCGCCTTGATGCGCGCGGGAATCCAGAACGAGGATGTGCGTCTGCAGTATGATGGCAGCGAGCTGCCCGCCGCGCTGATTGACCTGATGGATACAGAAGAAAACCTCTATGAGCTAAACAGGCTGTGCGCCAGCTTTCAGGATTTGGACGACGGCTGCCGCCAGAAAACGGAAGCGGCGCTTCAAATGGCGTCTCCCGCCGATCTCACGCAGGCTCGGAACCTTTTAAGCCAGCTTGACCTTTTCGACTTTGTTCCCGGCGTTTCCTCTCCGGAAGAATATGGCCGGTACATGATCATGGAATCCGGCCACTTCGACTACGACAGCGAGCTGGATGCATACTATGATTTCAAGAAATACGGAGAGCAGCGCATCGCCGGAGAGTACGGTCTGTTTGCCGAAACCGGCTACATCAGCTATCACGGCTTCGTATCCATTGACGAGGTCATGGCGGGAGTTGAAACCGAGCGCATGAATATGACAATGGGAGAAATGTGAAACACCGACCGCGATAACAAGGATATCCACAATAGCCAATAAGGACTTGAAGCCGGAACCAGATTGTGATTCCGGTTTTTTCATAGTCAAAATTAATAAGAAAGGATTGTAAACCAATGAAGCAAAAAGGGAAACGCATTGGAATCCTCGCCCTGGTTCTCCTTTTTCTGGTGTGCGGCGTGATCTATACGGCATATCGCCTGCATCCGGAAAACTTCGTCCGGCAGGATGAAATCATCACCCGCGGCGAGTTCGCCGCCGACCTGTCAAAAGAACTGGAGATGGATACCGGGAACGCGGAAAAAGTTCCGCCCAGTTTTTCCGACATCGACGGGCATTGGGCAGAGAGGTACATCGAGGCCCTGATCGACGCCGGCATCCTCGATTCCGCCGATTATCCTGACGGGTACTTCCGCCCCGACGATCCCATCACCCGCGCGGAGATCATCAAAATGCTCGTGCGGGTCAGCGGAAAGGACGACGAGGCAAAAAATACGCAGGGGCACAGCGGCTATGATGACCAGGATGATATCAAAGACGGCAATAAAGGATATGTCATCGTAGGCCGCGAGGAAGATATCATTGGGGATACGGACGACGGCAAGATCCATCCCAATGACCCGGTGACAAAGGGCGAATCCGACGATCTGATCGACAAGGTCACGCCGGAAAATTCCACACCGACGCCTCCTCCGTCTGCCCCAAGCACTCCGGAGCAGCCGGCGACACCCACTCCGACAAATCCGGCTGAGCCTACACCCACACCTACTCCGGATAATCCGGGCAATGATTCCGGGGGCGGTTCGGGAGGCGGCTCTCACAGCCATCCGAGCGCGCAGGTACAGTTTGACTTTCCCGAAACCGCCTACACCGACAGCAAAATCAAGGTCATGCCCGTGTGGAAGTATATGAGCAACTTTACATGGACGCTGACCAAAACCGCCGTGGACGGCTCACAGCAGCCTGTGGAACTGGCGGACGCCGTCACCGGCACGCTCGGTTTGGAGGGCGGCACGATCCAGTTTAAAGAGGACGGACAGTACACGCTGACCGCAACGGCCAAAAACGCCAGAGGAAAAGAAACCGTGCTGGCCAAACAGATCACGGTCTATCCGGTCATTGACCTGAGCTTTGAGCTTCCGGCAACGACCCATACGGACAAATCGGTTACCCTTACCCTCCCATTAGAAAAGCTCTACGGCCACGACATTGTGTGGACAGCAACTAAGGATGGGGAAACCGTTTCGCCGGCCGACATTCTGGACGGCACACTTGAAAATGGAGGCGGCACCTTTGCATTCAAAACCAAGGGGGAGTATTCGCTGACGGCTTCTATCACCGATGAAGCTGGACGCATCTTTACCCATACGGAAAATACGAAGGTCTATCCTGTGGCGGCAATCGCGTTTTCTCTTCCCGCCGCTGCTCACACCGATACGACTCTTGAGGTCGTCACGGCTCTGACCGAAGCCGATGGGCTGACCGTCGACTGGAGCCTGATCAAAAACGGCGAGGCGGCTGCTCTTACGGACGCTGTCGAGGGCACGCTGGAAAATCAGGGCGGGAAGATCCGGTTCCTGGATAAGGGCGTGTATACGCTCACCGGTACATTAACCGATGAAACCGGCAGCGCCTTTGAAGCCTCTCAGACCGTCACCGTCTATCCGATAGGCTCCATCGGCTTCTACGCACCTGAAATCACCCACACCGATAAAATAATCCAGGTGAAAACCAGCTTTGAAAACCTTGGCGACGCTGCCATTCAGTGGTCGCTCACCGAAGACGGAGAAGCCGTCGCCCTTTCCGACGCTGTTCAAGGCGAGCTGACAAATCAGGGTGGCAACATCCGTTTCCTTGAAAAAGGCGAATATGTCCTGAAAGCGGCCTTCACCGACCCCGCGGATAGAACCTATAGTTACACCGCGCCGGTCAAGGTGTATCCGGTTCCAAGTATCTCATATACGCTGCCGGAAACCGCCTACACCGACACCACTGTCACCGTGGCTCCGGAAACCTCGGAGCTGGACGGCCTTACGGTGGAGTGGATGTTGGAAAACGGCTTCGGGTTTCAGGATCTTGGGACATATATCGAGGGCACGCTGGACAACAGCGGCGGCGCTATTCGCTTCAAACATGCCGGCACCTATGAACTGATCGCCCGAATCACCGATGAAACAGGGCGGGTATTCCTGTTCGAGAATGGCGGGAAAATCGAAGTCCTGCCGGTACTGAATATCTCCTTTGAACTTCCCGAAGCGACCCACACCGACCGAACCATCAACCTGCGGACCCGCGGCAATAATAACGTGCTGCCGGTGAACTGGAGTCTCACGAAGGACGGAGAACCCGTCAGTCTTGCCGACGCTGTCGAGGGAAACCTCAACGCCTTCGGCGGAGATATCCGCTTTAAGGATGCCGGAGATTACACCCTTACCGCCGCCATGAGCGACGCGTTGGGCAGGGTATTCTCTTACTCGGCGTCGACCACGGTCTGCCCGATCCCGGTAGTAGCACTCAGTACGCCGCAGGTCTGGTATGCAGGTGAATCCGGAACGGTCGGCGTCAGCGGCACGGATCTGGAAAACCTCGCCGCGGACTGGACAGTCGTGACTGATGACAGAGGCGCTGAACCGTATTCAAATTACGCATCCGGCGTCCTTACAGAATCGGGCGGTACAATTACCTTCCCGGTAAAAGGACAGTACGCGCTGATTTTGACCATGACGGACCCCACCGGCCGCACCTTTACCGAGAGCCGGAGCTTTACAATATCACCCATCCCGACCATGAGCATCAACATCCCACCGCTGACCTACAGCGGAGAACCTATGGCAGTCACCGCCTATGGCAATGAACTTGACGGAGCGAGCTTCAATTGGCTTATCTCTGTCGATGGCGGCCAGCCCAAGCCCTATTCCCAATATGCCACGGGCACTTTAGGCGCGGGCGGCGGCTCACTGGCAATCGGCACGGACAGAACCATTGCAGTGAAGCTGTTTGCCGAAGTGACGGATGTAAACGGCAGAAAATTCACCTTTGAATCCAATGCCGCGACGGTCAAACCGATTGCTCAATTCCCATTCAGTGTGCCATCCTCCGCTCACATCGGCTCCGGCTTTAACGTATCCCTGCCGGCCGTGTCCGGACTGGAGGGCCGAAACCTCACATGGTCGCTGACCAAAGGCGGAAGCCCGGCATCCTATACAGGAAGTCTCTCAAACAGCGGCGGCAGCATTGCCGTCAACGCAATCGGCAACTATGTCCTGACCGCCAGCACGACCGACAGCGCCGGCCGGACGTTCACCTATTCGCAAAGCTTCACCATCACCAACAATGCGCCGTATAAGCCTACCGGAAGCGCGTCGGTCACAAGAACGGCCCAAAACGGCAAACTCCTGGTGAATCTCACGGCCTATGCCTCAGACCCAGATGGCGATACCGTCACTCTGGAATACTCCGGCAACACTGCGGACAGCTACTATACCGTGGGTACCCATACGGTGTATGTCAGAGCAAAAGACGCATGGGGGCTATATTCCGACTGGGCGGATATCACCTTTACGGTGACAAATTCCGCTCCCACAACGCCGGTGATCACCCGCACCCCGAACGGAAACAGCATCGCCCCCGGCGTTCCGATTACCATCACTGCCGCAAGCACCGACTCTGACGGCGACGCTGTCAGCTACATTTGGGAAGGTCGGCCGGCTCAAACAAGCAGCGCTTATCCCCTCGGAAAAAACGTGGTTCGCGTGAAGGCTATCGATGCCACTGGCGCCGAATCTTCCTGGGCAGCCGTTATTTTCTTCGTATCCGATCCAACCCACGGCGGCGGCATGACGCTCACCGGACCGGAATCTGTCATCCTGGAGCAGGGGATCGCCGGGGCGACCATCATCAATTACACCTTCACAGTGCCCCCTGTTTCCGGCCACAGCGGTCAGGACTTCGGACGTGTGCGTGGTTACAACGTGCTAACGGGCCAGTGGGATCAGCTGGATTACGGCACTACCACAAACGGCATCACCTTCAGCCGATCCTTACCACCGGGTGTGTATTCGCAATTGGAAATGTACTACTATACCAACCATGATTGCATGTATAACAAGAGCAATATCACCTACAGCGTGGAGTTCTATTTCGAGTAACTCGACTCAGCTTCGCGCTTCTGAAAGAGATCAATCCCTGCGTTCTTCACTGAACGCAGGGAAATCTTTTTGAAAGGAAGAAAATGAATGCTTAAGCTTCACCTTACCCGCGCCGACGATTATGAGGGCGTCTACCTGCAACTCCCGCCAACTCCGGCTGAAATCGGCGAGGTGTGGTCCTGGCTGGATGAAATTAGCACCGATGTGTCCTCCACCCGAATCGTCGGCGCGATCAGCGATGTCAGGAATATCGGCCGCTACCTGAAAAACGCGGACGTGAACGCCCCCGGACAGATGAAAAAGCTGAACCGTATCGCGGAGATTACCGACACGCTGGACCGTGACGGGTGTCGGCTGTTTGAGGGCGCGCTGGATGCCGAGTCCGTTAACGGCCTGGACGATGTGATCACCATTGGAGAACGGCTGGAGCAGTACCTGTACATTCCCCACGTTACCACAGACCGGGAACTTGGCATTTTCCTCGTCAATTCCGGCGTGATGCCCTTTGACGAGAATGTTCAGCCGTATCTGGATTACGCCCGGGTCGGCATTGAATATTACGCCAATCACGGCGGCGCTTACACGGCCGGAGGCTATGTACTCAGGCGGGACAGCGCGGAGCAGGCTCTGCAGGATATCGTCGATGCCCGGATTAACCGGCAGGAGCTTGGTGGTATGGAAATGGGATAAGCTCGGCCTGCCTTTCGCCGAGGGGCAGGTCTTTTCGATTCATATAGAACGCATGAGGTGAAACGTGGAAACGGATTTGACAAAACGGATTAAGGCTCTGACCCATTATTACCGGCCAAAGCTGAATACTGAAAAGAGAACCATTCGGTGGGCAGATGAAGTGTGGACTCCCACGGGAATAGTGGACAGCATCCGGTTTGAGGACTATTACGCAGATGAGGAATACCTCTGCAGGCTTCTGGACGCGGCACGGTTTTCCGAGACAGATCAACGCACGACCGCGTACATGCACCAACCCGGAAAGTGCTTCCGCAACGGCGGTACGGATAAAAATGATCAGAAATGCCACGGTTGCGTATTACGATGCCATAACTGGAAGGTGGGCATGATGGTCACCTGCTTCGAGGTCAAAATTACCTACTCCGATTTCAAAGGTGTAAACGGCCACAACTTCCACGGAAATGAAAACTACTACTGCGTACCGAAGTCCCTTGCACCCAAAATCGCCGACGAGATACCAGCCGACATCGGAATCTTGGCGTATTTCGAGGGCGACCGCCAGTTTGGTCTCAGGCAGTTCAAACCGTCAGGATGGCGCGATGTAACCGACGGGACCAAAGTACATCTGATTTATAACGCGATGAAAAAATGGTGCGACGGTGCGGTCTTTGTTTAAGCTCCCCTGTGCAATTACAAGCCGGGTACT from Dehalobacter sp. 12DCB1 harbors:
- a CDS encoding antirestriction protein ArdA, whose translation is MCFPIADYAGIYENLQAIGIGHIAIHDCFVKELSGDYSILKRLEETEINVDELDYLAKRLESFDKYELAQFQGAAVSQDFSNMTDLINLTFCCQSVTVVQGFTDLAAVGRKHHMNLHGGLTEDDLRTVDFHKTALSLLLNEEGTIMPYGVVYENGMELELYYDGLYFPDYRYSGDTLLTVAVTDRSLPEDTKDIAWLYLPVEDCQIERALMRAGIQNEDVRLQYDGSELPAALIDLMDTEENLYELNRLCASFQDLDDGCRQKTEAALQMASPADLTQARNLLSQLDLFDFVPGVSSPEEYGRYMIMESGHFDYDSELDAYYDFKKYGEQRIAGEYGLFAETGYISYHGFVSIDEVMAGVETERMNMTMGEM
- a CDS encoding S-layer homology domain-containing protein, which produces MKQKGKRIGILALVLLFLVCGVIYTAYRLHPENFVRQDEIITRGEFAADLSKELEMDTGNAEKVPPSFSDIDGHWAERYIEALIDAGILDSADYPDGYFRPDDPITRAEIIKMLVRVSGKDDEAKNTQGHSGYDDQDDIKDGNKGYVIVGREEDIIGDTDDGKIHPNDPVTKGESDDLIDKVTPENSTPTPPPSAPSTPEQPATPTPTNPAEPTPTPTPDNPGNDSGGGSGGGSHSHPSAQVQFDFPETAYTDSKIKVMPVWKYMSNFTWTLTKTAVDGSQQPVELADAVTGTLGLEGGTIQFKEDGQYTLTATAKNARGKETVLAKQITVYPVIDLSFELPATTHTDKSVTLTLPLEKLYGHDIVWTATKDGETVSPADILDGTLENGGGTFAFKTKGEYSLTASITDEAGRIFTHTENTKVYPVAAIAFSLPAAAHTDTTLEVVTALTEADGLTVDWSLIKNGEAAALTDAVEGTLENQGGKIRFLDKGVYTLTGTLTDETGSAFEASQTVTVYPIGSIGFYAPEITHTDKIIQVKTSFENLGDAAIQWSLTEDGEAVALSDAVQGELTNQGGNIRFLEKGEYVLKAAFTDPADRTYSYTAPVKVYPVPSISYTLPETAYTDTTVTVAPETSELDGLTVEWMLENGFGFQDLGTYIEGTLDNSGGAIRFKHAGTYELIARITDETGRVFLFENGGKIEVLPVLNISFELPEATHTDRTINLRTRGNNNVLPVNWSLTKDGEPVSLADAVEGNLNAFGGDIRFKDAGDYTLTAAMSDALGRVFSYSASTTVCPIPVVALSTPQVWYAGESGTVGVSGTDLENLAADWTVVTDDRGAEPYSNYASGVLTESGGTITFPVKGQYALILTMTDPTGRTFTESRSFTISPIPTMSINIPPLTYSGEPMAVTAYGNELDGASFNWLISVDGGQPKPYSQYATGTLGAGGGSLAIGTDRTIAVKLFAEVTDVNGRKFTFESNAATVKPIAQFPFSVPSSAHIGSGFNVSLPAVSGLEGRNLTWSLTKGGSPASYTGSLSNSGGSIAVNAIGNYVLTASTTDSAGRTFTYSQSFTITNNAPYKPTGSASVTRTAQNGKLLVNLTAYASDPDGDTVTLEYSGNTADSYYTVGTHTVYVRAKDAWGLYSDWADITFTVTNSAPTTPVITRTPNGNSIAPGVPITITAASTDSDGDAVSYIWEGRPAQTSSAYPLGKNVVRVKAIDATGAESSWAAVIFFVSDPTHGGGMTLTGPESVILEQGIAGATIINYTFTVPPVSGHSGQDFGRVRGYNVLTGQWDQLDYGTTTNGITFSRSLPPGVYSQLEMYYYTNHDCMYNKSNITYSVEFYFE